The proteins below come from a single bacterium genomic window:
- the pdhA gene encoding pyruvate dehydrogenase (acetyl-transferring) E1 component subunit alpha, giving the protein MYEDMVLIRRFEEGAAEAYADGLIGGFMHLYIGQEAVATGAITALNHDDYALGTYRVHAHALVRGSSPRSLMAELYGRATGCCKGKGGSMHFFDAEKYFMGGYGIVGGHLPIAAGLGLSMQMQGNDRVVMAFLGDGASNQGVFHESLNMAKLWDLPVVFVCENNFYGIGTDVRNSSAFNEIHKKAQGYGIPGHVVNGMDVLAVREACEEMVRHVRQGSGPVLIEARCYRYGGHSMTDAGKYRSVAEAELWKKRDPIPRLAKSMLEAGIVDQERLDQIAEKANATVIDAMMYAEESPVPDASSLYDDVYVENHGA; this is encoded by the coding sequence ATGTACGAAGACATGGTGCTCATCCGCCGCTTCGAAGAGGGCGCCGCAGAAGCCTATGCGGATGGCCTGATCGGGGGCTTCATGCACCTCTATATCGGGCAGGAAGCGGTTGCAACCGGTGCGATCACCGCGCTGAACCACGACGACTACGCGCTCGGCACCTATCGCGTGCACGCTCACGCTTTGGTGCGGGGTAGCAGTCCGCGTTCACTCATGGCCGAACTCTACGGGCGCGCCACGGGTTGCTGCAAAGGCAAGGGCGGTTCGATGCACTTCTTCGATGCAGAGAAGTACTTCATGGGCGGCTACGGAATCGTCGGCGGGCATCTGCCGATCGCGGCGGGACTCGGACTTTCGATGCAGATGCAGGGCAACGATCGAGTCGTCATGGCGTTCCTGGGAGATGGAGCTTCCAATCAGGGTGTCTTTCACGAATCACTGAACATGGCCAAGCTCTGGGATCTGCCGGTCGTGTTCGTGTGCGAGAACAACTTCTATGGGATCGGTACCGACGTGCGCAATTCGTCGGCCTTCAATGAGATCCACAAGAAGGCCCAGGGCTACGGAATTCCCGGGCACGTCGTCAACGGCATGGATGTGCTGGCCGTTCGCGAGGCTTGCGAGGAAATGGTGCGCCATGTGCGACAGGGTTCCGGTCCGGTGTTGATCGAAGCTCGCTGTTATCGCTACGGAGGTCACTCGATGACCGATGCGGGCAAGTACCGCAGCGTCGCGGAAGCCGAACTCTGGAAGAAACGAGATCCGATCCCGCGGCTTGCCAAGTCGATGCTCGAGGCGGGGATCGTCGATCAAGAGCGACTCGACCAGATTGCCGAGAAGGCGAACGCGACGGTGATCGACGCAATGATGTACGCGGAGGAAAGCCCCGTGCCGGATGCTTCCTCGCTTTACGACGACGTGTACGTGGAGAACCACGGTGCCTGA
- a CDS encoding alpha-ketoacid dehydrogenase subunit beta → MPEIRYFEAVQRALAEEMTRDERVYVLGEDVGLVGGTFRATEGLMAEFGARRVRDTPIAEAAIIGMAMGSAMSGLRPVAELMTLNFGIVAMDQIINHVSKARYMFGGQVSLPMVIRAAVGGGTQKSAQHSHSVESWFVNTPGIRVIVPSTPYDLVGLLKTSVRSEDPILFLEHEGLYGSRGEIPEEEYLLPFGVAEVKRPGRDVTIVAWSKMVHEALKAAEILSREGIEAEVIDPRTLDPLDIDTILGSVARTRRAVIAEEGWRNVGMGAELSSRIQEHLFYELEAPVQRVAAADVPTPYAKNLEKLALPDAQRVVDAVLKITL, encoded by the coding sequence GTGCCTGAGATTCGCTACTTCGAAGCGGTCCAGAGAGCTCTGGCCGAAGAAATGACTCGCGACGAACGCGTCTATGTCCTGGGCGAAGACGTCGGGCTCGTGGGGGGGACCTTTCGCGCGACGGAGGGCCTGATGGCCGAGTTTGGCGCGCGCCGCGTTCGCGACACACCGATTGCAGAAGCGGCGATCATCGGGATGGCCATGGGCTCGGCCATGAGCGGACTGCGCCCGGTCGCCGAGTTGATGACTCTGAATTTCGGCATCGTGGCGATGGATCAAATCATCAATCACGTTTCGAAGGCCCGGTATATGTTCGGAGGGCAGGTCAGCTTGCCGATGGTGATTCGCGCTGCGGTAGGGGGCGGCACGCAGAAGTCGGCACAGCACTCCCATTCGGTCGAATCCTGGTTCGTCAACACACCGGGCATCCGCGTCATCGTACCCTCGACTCCCTACGATCTGGTCGGTTTGTTGAAGACCTCCGTGCGCAGCGAAGACCCGATCCTGTTCCTGGAACACGAAGGTCTCTACGGCTCGCGCGGTGAAATCCCGGAAGAGGAATACCTGCTGCCCTTCGGTGTCGCAGAGGTGAAGCGGCCGGGACGTGACGTGACGATCGTGGCCTGGTCGAAGATGGTGCACGAGGCGTTGAAGGCGGCCGAGATACTTTCGCGCGAAGGCATCGAGGCCGAAGTCATCGACCCCCGAACCCTCGATCCGCTGGATATCGACACCATCCTGGGTTCGGTCGCGCGTACGAGGCGCGCCGTGATCGCCGAAGAAGGCTGGCGCAACGTCGGAATGGGCGCCGAGCTGTCTTCCCGTATTCAGGAACACCTTTTCTACGAACTCGAGGCGCCGGTCCAGCGGGTAGCTGCGGCCGACGTCCCGACGCCTTACGCCAAGAACCTGGAAAAACTCGCGCTGCCCGATGCGCAGCGGGTCGTCGACGCGGTGCTCAAGATCACCCTCTGA